A genome region from Hevea brasiliensis isolate MT/VB/25A 57/8 chromosome 7, ASM3005281v1, whole genome shotgun sequence includes the following:
- the LOC110672722 gene encoding acyl-coenzyme A oxidase 3, peroxisomal codes for MAFQYSSDRAWIRTRILTNHLLSSSSQSVSPLESNVCLSYSPPELHESFLFDTKEMRKLLDMHNIEDRDWLFGLMRQSKVFNPQEKGDRVYVAPDYNQSMEQQREMTMKRIAYLLERGVFDGWLTGKGLESEMKKFAFFEVTGIFDHSLFVKLGVHFFLWGGAIQFFGTKRHHDKWLKDTETFAIKGCFAMSELGHGSNVRGIETVTVYDSNTGEFVINTPCESAQKYWIGGAAKHATHTVVFSQLNINGTNQGVHAFIAQIRDADGNICPNIQVADCGHKIGLNGVDNGRIWFNNVRIPRENLLNSVADVSSDGQYLSAIKDPDQRFAAFLAPLTSGRVTIAVGAIYSSKISLATAIRYSFTRRAFSITSNGPEVLLLDYPSHQRRLLPLLAKTYAMSFAGNYLKMIYWKRTPESNKTLHVVSSAFKATFTWHNMRTLQECREGCGGQGLKTENRVGHLRTEYDVQTTFEGDNNVLMQQVSKALLAEYVAAHKKKKPFKDLGLEHMNGPCPIFPSQLTSTVLRSTQFQIDAFCLRERDLLNRFAAEVSQHQAKGESKEYAFILGYQLAEDLGRAFSDRAILQTFMEVEATVSVGPLKDVLSLLRSMYALICLEEDVAFLRYGYLSTENAAAVRKEVTKLCSELRPRALALVSSFGIPDAFLGPIAYNWIHANSLSSVKH; via the exons ATGGCATTCCAATACTCTAGTGATCGCGCCTGGATTCGAACCCGAATCCTAACCAATCACCTTCTCAGCTCTTCTTCTCAATCCGTTTCTCCTCTGGAATCGAATGTTTGCCTCAGCTATTCTCCTCCTGAACTCCATGAAAGTTTCTTGTTTGACACTAAAGAGATGCGGAAATTGCTTGACATGCACAATATCGAGGATCGGGATTGGTTGTTTGGGTTAATGAGGCAGAGCAAGGTGTTTAATCCGCAAGAGAAGGGAGACAGAGTGTATGTAGCGCCGGACTATAATCAGTCGATGGAGCAGCAGAGAGAGATGACGATGAAACGGATAGCTTATCTGTTGGAAAGAGGGGTTTTTGATGGATGGTTGACAGGGAAAGGATTGGAGTCGGAAATGAAGAAGTTTGCGTTTTTTGAAGTTACTGGGATCTTTGATCACTCCCTTTTCGTTAAGCTTGGTGTTCACTTCTTTTTGTG GGGTGGTGCTATCCAATTCTTTGGCACAAAGCGCCATCATGACAAGTGGCTAAAAGACACTGAAACTTTTGCAATTAAGGGTTGCTTTGCTATGTCAGAATTGGGGCATGGAAGTAAT GTCCGAGGAATTGAAACTGTGACCGTTTATGATTCAAACACTGGGGAGTTTGTCATCAATACTCCTTGTGAATCAGCTCAGAAGTATTGGATTGGTGGGGCTGCTAAa CATGCGACACACACAGTAGTCTTTTCACAGCTCAATATAAATGGAACAAATCAAGGAGTCCATGCATTTATAGCTCAGATCAGGGATGCAGATGGAAACATATGCCCTAACATCCAGGTAGCTGATTGTGGTCATAAAATTGGTTTAAATGGTGTTGATAATGGTCGAATCTG GTTTAACAATGTGAGAATCCCCAGAGAGAATCTGTTGAATTCAGTTGCCGATGTTTCATCAGATGGACAATATCTGAGTGCAATAAAAGACCCAGATCAG AGATTTGCAGCGTTCCTGGCTCCTTTGACATCTGGTCGTGTAACTATTGCTGTTGGTGCAATTTACTCATCAAAG ATAAGTTTGGCAACTGCCATAAGGTACTCATTTACTAGGCGGGCATTTTCTATTACATCTAATGGACCTGAAGTTCTATTGCTTGATTACCCAAGTCATCAACGACGACTCTTGCCTCTTCTTGCAAAGAC ATACGCTATGAGTTTTGCTGGAAATTACTTGAAAATGATATACTGGAAGAGGACGCCAGAGTCGAATAAAACCCTTCATGTTGTTTCAAGTGCATTCAAGGCTACTTTTACTTGGCATAATATGAGAACACTTCAA GAATGTCGTGAAGGTTGTGGAGGACAAGGCTTGAAGACTGAAAATCGAGTTGGTCATTTGAGAACTGAATATGATGTTCAGACTACCTTTGAGGGGGACAACAATGTTCTTATGCAGCAG GTCAGCAAGGCACTCCTTGCAGAATATGTAGCAGctcataagaaaaagaaaccttttaAAGATTTGGGGTTAGAACACATGAATGGACCTTGCCCTATATTTCCATCTCAGCTGACAAGTACTGTTCTCAGAAGTACCCAATTCCAG ATTGATGCTTTCTGCTTAAGAGAGCGAGATCTTTTGAATCGTTTTGCTGCTGAAGTATCACAGCATCAGGCAAAGGGTGAAAGTAAAGAGTATGCATTTATTTTG GGTTATCAACTTGCGGAAGACTTGGGCAGGGCTTTCTCAGACCGAGCAATATTGCAAACCTTCATGGAGGTGGAGGCAACTGTTTCTGTGGGTCCATTGAAG GATGTCTTAAGTCTGTTGAGATCAATGTATGCCTTGATCTGTTTGGAAGAAGATGTTGCATTCCTCCGGTATGGTTACTTATCAACAGAAAATGCTGCTGCTGTAAGAAAAGAAGTGACAAAGCTTTGCAGTGAACTGCGACCGCGTGCACTTGCCTTGGTCAGCTCCTTCGGCATTCCTGATGCTTTTCTGGGCCCCATAGCATATAACTGGATACATGCAAATTCTTTGTCATCTGTTAAACACTAG